The DNA segment GCAGGCGGCGGGGCGCAGGTCAAGTCCGCGGTGCGGACCGTGGAGTTGCTCGAGTACTTCGCCGGCCGTCCCGGCATGCACTCCCTCGCGGCAGTCCAGGAGGCCGTGGGCTACCCCAAGTCCAGCCTGTACATGCTGCTGCGCACGCTCGTGGAGCTGGGCTGGGTGGAGACGGACGCGACGGGCACGCGGTACGGCATCGGGGTGCGGGCGCTGCTGGTCGGCACCTCCTACATCGACGGCGACGAGGTGGTGGCGGCGGCCCGGGCGACTCTGGACCGGCTCTCCGACGACACCTCGGAGACCATCCACCTGGCCCGCCTCGACGGCACGAACGTGGTCTACCTGGCCACCCGCCAGTCGCAGCACTACCTGCGCCCCTTCACCCGCGTCGGCCGCCGGCTGCCCGCGCACTCCACCTCGCTCGGCAAGGCGCTGCTCGCCACGCACACCGACGAGCAGGTGCGGGGGCTGCTGCCCGAGACGCTGCCCGCGCTTACCGAGCACACCATCACCGACCGGGAGCAGCTGATCGAGGAGCTGCGCCAGGTCCGCGAGCAGGGCTTCGCCGTGGACCGCGAGGAGAACACCCTCGGCCTGCGCTGCTTCGGCGTCGCCATCCCCTACCGCACCCCGGCACGCGACGCCATCAGCTGCTCGGTCCCGGTGGCCCGGCTCACCCCGGCCCACGAGCAGCTGATCAAGGACGCCCTGTTCGACGCACGGGACCGGCTGACCCTGGCGACACGCAGACTCTGACCCGGCAGCGCCGGGCTCCGAGGCCCGCGTGAGGTCCGCGTGAGGTCCGCACGCGGAACGCGAGCTGAGCGTGTGATGAGAAAAACGGCCGCGCGGGAACGTTCACGCCCGCTCCGCTCGTCCTGACGGGTGGGATGAACACAACGATCAGGCGGGCGTCCGTCTTCGCGCTGCTGCTCGTGCTCGCTCTGCTGGTCAGGGCGACCTGGGTGCAGTTCTACGACGGCCAGGCTCTCGCGGACGACAACAACAACCGTCGGAACGCGATCAAGACGTACTCCCGGCCACTGGGCAACATCATCGTGGCCGGGAACTCGATCACGGGTTCGGCACGGACGAAAGGCGGCGACCTCGCCTACAAGCGCACGTACAAGGACGGCGAGCTCTACGCCCCGGTGACGGGCTACGCCTCGCAGGCCTATGCCCCGACCCAGCTGGAGGGCATCTACAAGGACCTGCTCAACGGCTCGGACACCCGGCTGAAGACGGTGCTGAACGTCGTCACCGGCGAGCACACCGATCCGGGCAACGTGCTCACCACGATCGACCCGGCCGTGCAGAAGGCCGGTTACCGGGCGCTCGCCGGCAAGAAGGGCGGGGCCGTGGCCATCGACCCGAAGACCGGCAAGATCCTCGCGATGGTGTCGACGCCGTCGTACGACCCCACCGAGCTGACGGACGCGAACACCGCGGGGCCCGCCTGGAAGCGGCTCACCACGGACAAGGACAAGCCGCTCGTCAACCGGGCGCTGCGCCAGCCGCTGCCGCCGGGCTCGACGTTCAAGCTGGTCGTGGCCGCGGCCGCGCTGGAGAGCGGGCTGTACAAGGACGTCGACACGAACACCGACAGCCCGGATCCCTACACCCCGCCGGGCACGACACACGTGCTGGTCAACGAGAACAAGTCGGCCCCTTGCAGGAACGCCCGGATCCGGGTCGCCCTGGAGTACTCCTGCAACAACGTCTTCGGCAAGATGGCCGTCGACCTGGGCCAGGACAAGGTGCGGGCCATGGCCGAGAAGTTCGGCTTCAACGACGAGAAGCGGGACGTGCCCTTCCGGGCCTGGGCCAGCGTCTACCCGTCGGACATGGACAAGCCCCAGACCGCCTACTCCGGCATCGGCCAGTTCGACGTCACCGCGACCCCGCTGCAGATGGCCATGGTGTCGGCGGTGATGGCGAACGGCGGCAAGCTGGTCTCGCCGCACATGGTCTCGCAGATCACCGACAGTGGTGGTGAGGTGCTGGAGGACTACGACGACGCGGGGACGAAGCAGATCGTCAGCTCCTCGACCGCCGAGCAGCTGCGGTCGGCGATGGAGTCCGTGGTGAAGGACGGCACCGGTACGAACGCCCTGATCGACGGGGTGACCGTCGGCGGCAAGACCGGTACCGCCCAGCACGGCGAGAACAACAGCAAGACGCCGTACGCCTGGTTCACGTCCTACGGCAGGTCCGACAGCACCAGCAAGGAGATCGCCGTCGCGGTGATGGTCGAGCAGTCGGGCGCCCTGCGCTCGGAGGTCAGCGGCAACGGCCTGGCGGCGCCGGTGGCCAGGGCGATGATGCAGGCGGCACTCAAGTAGGCGCCCCGTGCGCGGGGGCGGTTCGTCCGAACCGCCCCCGCGCTCGCCTCACTTGACGCCCAGCACCTGCTCCACGGGGTCGATCGCGAAGTACACGAGGAACAGCGCCGAGACGCCCCACAGCAGCCAGTTGACCTCCCTGGCCTTGCCCACCACCGTCTTGATGACCACGTAGGCCACGAAGCCCGCGCCGATACCGTCGGTGATGGAGTAGGTGAACGGCATCGTGGCGATGGTGAGGAAGGCCGGGACGGCGATCTCGTGGTCGTCCCAGTCGATGTGCTTGACGTGGGTCATCATCAGGAAGCCCACCGCGATCAGCGCGGGCGCCGCCGCCTGGAGCGGGACGATGGTGAGCAGCGGGGTGAGGAAGAGCGCGAGGCCGAAGAGACCGCCGGTGACCAGGTTGGCGAAGCCGGTGCGGGCGCCCTCGCCGACGCCGGCGGCGGACTCGATGTAGGCGGTGCTGGAGGAGGCCGAGCCGACACCGCCGGCGACGGCCGCGGCGCCGTCGATGAGCAGGACCCGGCCGATGCCCGGCACCTGCCCCTCGTCGTCGAGGAGCCCGGCCTCGGCGCTGATGCCGACGATGGTGCCCATGGCGTCGAAGAAGTCGGACAGCACGAGGGTGAAGACGAGCAGGACGGCGGTCAGGACACCGGCCTTGGCGAAGCCGCCGAACAGGCTGAAGTGACCGATCAGCCCGAAGTCCGGGGCTGCGACGACCTTGTCGGGGACCTTCGGGGTGGTCAGGCCCCAGCTCTTGATGTCGGCGACGGTGTCGACGGCGATCGCGACGGCCGTCATCGCGACGATGCTGATCAGGATGGCGCCCTTCACCTTCCGGGTCAGCAGCGCGATGGTCAGCAGCACGCCGAGGCAGAAGACGAGGACGGGCCAGCCGGTCAGTCTGCCGACGGCGCCGAGCTGGACGGGCACGGTGGTGTGCGCGGCGTCGGGGACGCGGCTGACGAAGCCGGCGTCCACGAAGCCGATGAAGGCGATGAACAGGCCGATGCCGACTCCGATGGCCTGCTTCAGCTGCCGCGGGATCGCGTCCATGATCGCCTTGCGGAGCCCGGTGAGGACCAGGAGGCAGATGACGAGGCCTTCCAGGACGACCAGGCCCATCGCGTCGGGCCAGCTCATCAGCGGCGCCAGCTGGAAAGCGACGACGGCGTTCAGGCCGAGCCCCGCGGCGATGGCGAGCGGAAGGTTGCCGCCGACGCCCATGACCACCGTCATCACGCAGGCCACCAGCGCGGTGGCGGTGACGAGCTGGCCGGTGTCGAGGGAGTGCCCGAACTTGTCCTTGGCGCTGCCCAGGATGATCGGGTTCAGGACGAGGATGTACGCCATGGTGAAGAACGTGGCGAGGCCGCCGCGTATCTCCCGGCCGAAGGTCGATCCCCGTTCGGAGATTCTGAAGTACCGGTCGACGCCGTTGCCCGTGGGTGGCACGGCGCCGGACCGCTGGTCCGCCTTCTGCGTCTCGGACATGCCCGACACCAACTCCTAATCATCAACGGGGTGTTGTGCGGATGCTGGCTGGATTGTTCCCCCGGGCGACCGGTTTCAGGTTCCCTTCGTGTTACGGAATGGACGCGGGAAGCGGGCCGGCCCCCGCCCCGGCGGGAACCGCCGGGGACGAGGGCCGGATGCGGACAGCCGCCCGGGACGCGGGACTTCAGGACACGAAGTACGTCGGGTTCGGCAGCTTGTAGGTGCGGTCGGCGTGGCCGCCGTCCAGGTCCGAGTACTGGTCGCCGAAGTTGGCGATGATGTCGTACCCGAGGTCCTCGATGTGTCCTCGGGTGCCGCCCTTGTACTGCACGGTCGTACAGGTCCAGGTCGTCGCGGTGGCGCATCCGCTCAGGTAGGCCGGCGGGTTGGCCTTGTCCTTGAGGAACATGTGGCCGGCGTCGAGGTTCACGTCGGCGCCGATCTTCTTCAGGTTCTCCACGGCGCCGGCGCGCTGGGCCTCGCTGAGACCGGAGTTGTAGAAGACCTCGACGCCCTTGGACTGGGCGTACCGGACCAGCTCGGCGCTGCCGAACACGGCCGGACGGTCGGCCCGGTTCACGTAGTCGTTCCACGTCGTGGCGTTGTACGTGTAGTTGTAGCGCTTCTCGTAGTCGAGGCTGAGCAGCAGCGTGTCGTCGATGTCGAAGACGACGGCCGGCTTCTTTCCGTGGCGGTGGTCCTTGCGGGCCGCCTTGTCTATGTAGTTCCTGGCGTCGGCGTCGATCCGCGCCAGGTCCTTGGCGTACGGGCTGTCCGGGGACGCCTGGTACACGCCGCTCGCGTCGGCGGTGGTGCCGTAGTACGTGTCGATGTCCTTCACCAGGAGCCCGATGTTGTAGGGCTCGTGGGTCGAGTTCGCCGTCGACTGACCGGCACCGGCCGCGCCGGCACCGTACAGCGCCGTACCGCCGAGAACGCAGGCGGCGCCGACGGCGGCCGCTCTGAGGGACTTCCGCATGGAATCTCCGGATCTGATGAGTGAGGATCAGGCCACGCACTGTCTACGCGCATCAACCCGGCGTTGCGAGGCGTGTTATCCGATCGATACGCATCCCGGGCGGTCCCGGGCAGTTCCCAGCAGTCCCGAACAGGACGGCCCGCGAGGAGGGCGGCGGGAGGGGTCAGCCCGCGTACGGGTCCGGTGCCTCGCCCGGGCGGGCGAGGAAGGCGAAGTCGCAGCCCGCGTCGGCCTGGGTGATCTGGTCCTCGTAGAGGGCGCCGTAGCCGCGCGTGTACCGGGCGGGCGGTGGGGTCCACTCGGCTTTCCTGCGCGCCAACTCCGCTTCCTCCACGTGGAGACGGAGACTGCGGGCGTCCACGTCCAGGGTGATGAGGTCGCCGGTGCGGACCAGCGCGAGCGGGCCGCCGACGTAGGACTCGGGGGCCACGTGCAGTACGCAGGTGCCGTAACTCGTGCCGCTCATACGGGCGTCGGAGACACGGACCATGTCCCGCACGCCCTGCTTGAGCAGGTGGTCCGGGATCGGGAGCATGCCGTACTCGGGCATGCCCGGTCCGCCCTTGGGGCCGGCGTTGCGCAGCACGAGCACGCTGTCGGCGGTGATGCCGAGCGCGGGGTCGTCGATGGTGCGCTGCATCGTGCGGTAGTCGTCGAAGACGACGGCGGGGCCGGTGTGCCGGAGCAGGCGGGGCTCGGCGGCGATGTGCTTGATGACGGCGCCGTCCGGGCAGAGGTTGCCGCGCAGCACGGCCACCCCGCCCTCG comes from the Streptomyces sp. NBC_00820 genome and includes:
- a CDS encoding IclR family transcriptional regulator; amino-acid sequence: MSAGEAGGGAQVKSAVRTVELLEYFAGRPGMHSLAAVQEAVGYPKSSLYMLLRTLVELGWVETDATGTRYGIGVRALLVGTSYIDGDEVVAAARATLDRLSDDTSETIHLARLDGTNVVYLATRQSQHYLRPFTRVGRRLPAHSTSLGKALLATHTDEQVRGLLPETLPALTEHTITDREQLIEELRQVREQGFAVDREENTLGLRCFGVAIPYRTPARDAISCSVPVARLTPAHEQLIKDALFDARDRLTLATRRL
- a CDS encoding NCS2 family permease translates to MSETQKADQRSGAVPPTGNGVDRYFRISERGSTFGREIRGGLATFFTMAYILVLNPIILGSAKDKFGHSLDTGQLVTATALVACVMTVVMGVGGNLPLAIAAGLGLNAVVAFQLAPLMSWPDAMGLVVLEGLVICLLVLTGLRKAIMDAIPRQLKQAIGVGIGLFIAFIGFVDAGFVSRVPDAAHTTVPVQLGAVGRLTGWPVLVFCLGVLLTIALLTRKVKGAILISIVAMTAVAIAVDTVADIKSWGLTTPKVPDKVVAAPDFGLIGHFSLFGGFAKAGVLTAVLLVFTLVLSDFFDAMGTIVGISAEAGLLDDEGQVPGIGRVLLIDGAAAVAGGVGSASSSTAYIESAAGVGEGARTGFANLVTGGLFGLALFLTPLLTIVPLQAAAPALIAVGFLMMTHVKHIDWDDHEIAVPAFLTIATMPFTYSITDGIGAGFVAYVVIKTVVGKAREVNWLLWGVSALFLVYFAIDPVEQVLGVK
- a CDS encoding HAD family acid phosphatase, which gives rise to MRKSLRAAAVGAACVLGGTALYGAGAAGAGQSTANSTHEPYNIGLLVKDIDTYYGTTADASGVYQASPDSPYAKDLARIDADARNYIDKAARKDHRHGKKPAVVFDIDDTLLLSLDYEKRYNYTYNATTWNDYVNRADRPAVFGSAELVRYAQSKGVEVFYNSGLSEAQRAGAVENLKKIGADVNLDAGHMFLKDKANPPAYLSGCATATTWTCTTVQYKGGTRGHIEDLGYDIIANFGDQYSDLDGGHADRTYKLPNPTYFVS
- a CDS encoding peptidoglycan D,D-transpeptidase FtsI family protein; the encoded protein is MNTTIRRASVFALLLVLALLVRATWVQFYDGQALADDNNNRRNAIKTYSRPLGNIIVAGNSITGSARTKGGDLAYKRTYKDGELYAPVTGYASQAYAPTQLEGIYKDLLNGSDTRLKTVLNVVTGEHTDPGNVLTTIDPAVQKAGYRALAGKKGGAVAIDPKTGKILAMVSTPSYDPTELTDANTAGPAWKRLTTDKDKPLVNRALRQPLPPGSTFKLVVAAAALESGLYKDVDTNTDSPDPYTPPGTTHVLVNENKSAPCRNARIRVALEYSCNNVFGKMAVDLGQDKVRAMAEKFGFNDEKRDVPFRAWASVYPSDMDKPQTAYSGIGQFDVTATPLQMAMVSAVMANGGKLVSPHMVSQITDSGGEVLEDYDDAGTKQIVSSSTAEQLRSAMESVVKDGTGTNALIDGVTVGGKTGTAQHGENNSKTPYAWFTSYGRSDSTSKEIAVAVMVEQSGALRSEVSGNGLAAPVARAMMQAALK